The genomic interval TATGCTCTTATGAGTGGGTATTGGGAAGCGGTATTTATAGGAGTTTTATCAGGTTTCCTTCAAGATGTTTATTTTGTAAATGTCTTTGGGGTAAATATGTTAGTAAATATGTTAGTGTGCTTAATAGCTGCGTATATTGGGGAAAGTGTATTTAAGCATAAAAAAACAATTCCGGTACTATCAGTAGGTTTACTTACCATAATAAAGTTTTTTATAGTGGCATTTATATTAAATTTAATTAATATAAGAATAAACTTATTAAGCTTTTGGATTATGGTACTTTATAACGTAGTTATAGGATTCTTTATGTATAATTGGGTTTATAAATTATGCAACAGAGATCTTATGAAAAGAGAATGGAAAATAAGTGAAAAATAGGTGGTTACATGAGAAGTTCAATAAATGGAAAAACGCCTATAGATAGATATAAAATTCTCATAGGAATAATGATAATAGTATTTGTATCTATAGTAGCAAGATTAGTTTATCTTCAAGTATTTAATTATGAAGAATTTAAACAAAGAGCTGATACTAGATCTATGAGATTTCTATCAGAACAGGCTCCAAGAGGTAAAATTTATGATTCAAATGGGGACATTTTAGCTACTAATAGACAAACATACACATTAACATTTACTGAAACAGATGAATCTAAGAAAAACTTTTATACTACTATAGATAAAGTTTATTCTATTTTAAAAGAAAATAATCAAAGTATATTAGATAATTTTAAGATTAGAATTAATGAAAATGGAGAACTTTATTTTGATGTTTCAGGTGATACTGAAAAACTAAGACTTTTAAAAGATATTGGAATGGGTGATAAGGTTAAAAATGTTCTTTTTAAGAATAAAGAAGGAGATTTAACTGCTGAGGAAGAAGACCAAATAGATAACGAACTTCTAAAGATTACTCCAGATGAGGCTTTTAATTTCTTAGTAAAGGAATATCAATTATATGACGTTTTAAATCCTACAGAGGAAGAGGTTAAGTCATATAAAAATATGGAACCAAAAGAGATAACAGATATATTGTTAAAGAAATATTCTCTTCAAGATATAAGAGGATATATGCTTGTTAAAAATGCTATGAAAATGCAAAGTTTCTCAGGATATAAGCCTGTTACAATAGCTAAGGATATAAACAAAGAAACTGCATTTATATTCTATCAAAGACTTAATGATTTACCAGGAATAGATGTAAGCATAGAGCCAATGAGATACTATCCATATAATGAATTAGGGTCTTCATTCTTAGGATATGTAGCTTCTATAAATGGAGATCAAAAAGCTAAGTATGAAGCAAGAGGATATGATGCTTCTACTGACTTAATAGGAAAAGCTGGTATAGAAGCAGCCTTTGAAAATGAACTAAAAGGTGTTAAGGGAGGAACTACAGTTAAGGTAAACTCTTCTGGTAGAAAGAAAGAGGAACTTTATGACTTAGAATCTTATCCAGGAAATAATGTGCATTTAACTATAGATAAGGATATTCAATATTCAGCAGAAACTTCAATGAAATATCTTTTAGATTTTCTTCAAACAAGAAATACATTAGATTCAGATGCCAATACTAAGAATGCAACAAGAGGAGCGGCAGTAGCTATAGAAGTAGATACAGGAAAGGTTTTAGCTTTAGTAAGTTATCCAGGATTTAATCCAAATGAGTTTGCTAAGGGAGAGTTAGATCCAGTTGTGGCGAAGGAATACTTCCAACCAGACTATGAAGCCTTTGCACAGCAGTTTATAGCTAGAAATGCTTTAAATAAAACAGTAGATGATCTTTTCCCTAAAAATTCAAAAACTGGATTAAGGGAAGATTTATATGATCTTTATCCAAAAAGATTCTATAACTATGCTACTTTAGGGATGATTCCACCAGGATCTACTTTTAAACCTGTTACTAGTGTGGCTGCCTTAGAGGATAAGGTTATAACTCCAAGTTCAACAGTTTATGCTAATGGACAAAACTTTGGTCAGACATATCCAGAGATATTTGGTAAAAATCCTGCAAACTGGCCAAGAGATAAAAACTATACAGGATATGCAGATTTATATACTGCATTAGAACATTCATCAAACTCATATTATTTTGACTCTGCTGTAAAGATGTATTATAAAAATGGTGGAGATCCATATGGAGATGGAAGATATAAGAAGAGTAGTACGGAAGCTTTAGATTCTATTGCAAAATATGCATGGCAGTTTGGATTAGGTGTTGATCCAAATTCAGATAAAAAGGCTTCAACAGGAATTGAAATATCTGAAAATTTTGGTCAGGTTTATAATTTTGAATCTTTTAAAAATCAAACAATAGCTCTTATGAGATTTACTTTAGTTGATTCTCTTGAAAAGGGAACCTTTGTTAATTCTCCTTCTCCTGATTTTCCACAGGTTAATATAGGGGTTAATGAT from Clostridium perfringens carries:
- the mreD gene encoding rod shape-determining protein MreD; the protein is MKRLILILICLLLFIVDNTLVPFFSIKGVYPSLLFTFAVLYALMSGYWEAVFIGVLSGFLQDVYFVNVFGVNMLVNMLVCLIAAYIGESVFKHKKTIPVLSVGLLTIIKFFIVAFILNLINIRINLLSFWIMVLYNVVIGFFMYNWVYKLCNRDLMKREWKISEK
- a CDS encoding penicillin-binding transpeptidase domain-containing protein; translated protein: MRSSINGKTPIDRYKILIGIMIIVFVSIVARLVYLQVFNYEEFKQRADTRSMRFLSEQAPRGKIYDSNGDILATNRQTYTLTFTETDESKKNFYTTIDKVYSILKENNQSILDNFKIRINENGELYFDVSGDTEKLRLLKDIGMGDKVKNVLFKNKEGDLTAEEEDQIDNELLKITPDEAFNFLVKEYQLYDVLNPTEEEVKSYKNMEPKEITDILLKKYSLQDIRGYMLVKNAMKMQSFSGYKPVTIAKDINKETAFIFYQRLNDLPGIDVSIEPMRYYPYNELGSSFLGYVASINGDQKAKYEARGYDASTDLIGKAGIEAAFENELKGVKGGTTVKVNSSGRKKEELYDLESYPGNNVHLTIDKDIQYSAETSMKYLLDFLQTRNTLDSDANTKNATRGAAVAIEVDTGKVLALVSYPGFNPNEFAKGELDPVVAKEYFQPDYEAFAQQFIARNALNKTVDDLFPKNSKTGLREDLYDLYPKRFYNYATLGMIPPGSTFKPVTSVAALEDKVITPSSTVYANGQNFGQTYPEIFGKNPANWPRDKNYTGYADLYTALEHSSNSYYFDSAVKMYYKNGGDPYGDGRYKKSSTEALDSIAKYAWQFGLGVDPNSDKKASTGIEISENFGQVYNFESFKNQTIALMRFTLVDSLEKGTFVNSPSPDFPQVNIGVNDRDSKELAAAKESIKKDIENSLNKLGDGNTIDEKALSESLKKDFKTLYNLDSAYQESIKNFNGIKGKDEDEKVDKAINLTVQRIVAWVVGDIAYQIVSPRNLTDSAIGQSISNFTPVQLASYVATLANGGTRYKTHLVDKITDAQGNLVEEFKPEVLNKVNMSKDTLDAVKEGMRRVNAVGSAQYIMSRFPIVTAGKTGTATFRNDQSDYGRTDYGVYISFAPLDNPKIAVATVLYDGGHGYYGSFIARTIYETYFREELKKDYPGYTPTNLDGAAYDYSLNPPLEAIKDSNINSKVENAELDSSGKPVEGSQDNNSENKKEDDKSQNNNQDNNNQNDKTKVDENKAH